Below is a window of Streptomyces qaidamensis DNA.
GCTGTGGATGCGCGCCTTGAAGGAGTCGCCGATCCGCAGGTCCCGTACCGTCGCCTGGTTCTCGTGCATGAAGCGGAACAGCGGCGCCGCCTCGGCGAGCGCGTCGGCGTAGCGGCGGATGATCTCCTGCTTGGTCGCGAGGGTGTGCGGCTGCTGCCGGCCCCACTCGATCAGGTCCTCGATCGGCTGGGTGAGGTCCTCGAAGATGCTGACGAGGATCTCTTCCTTCGTCTTGAAGTGGTAGTAGAGCGCCGCCTTGGTGACGTCCAGGTGCTCGGCGATCTCGCGCAGGGATGTCTTCTCGTAGCCCTGCTCCGCGAAGAGTCCGAGGGCCACGTCCTGGATGCGCCGGCGGGTGTTCCCGCGGCGCCGCTGCCTGGTGCCGTCCATGGTGCCGCCCATCCTCCTACGCCCCCCCGCTTTCCATAAAACTTACTTGACGCCCGGCTAGTTCCAGGTCTAGCTTCCGAGTGTAGTCACTAGCCGGTCGGCAAGTAAGTAGCAGTGGTGAGTAGCGGTAGTGGGGGAGTGGGAAGCGATGACGGACACGACGGACACACCGGCGGCCGACGCCGGGGAGAAACAGCCCAAGAGCGTGCGGGTGGTCCTGCTCGCGCTGATGATCGCCATGATGCTCGCGATGCTCGACAACATGATCATCGGTACGGCGATGCCGACGATCGTCGGTGAGCTGGGCGGGCTCGAACACCTCTCCTGGGTCGTCACCGCCTACACGCTCGCGACCGCGGCCTCCACCCCGCTGTGGGGCAAGCTCGGCGACATGTACGGCCGCAAGGGCACGTTCCTGTCGTCCATCGTCCTCTTCCTCATCGGCTCCGCGCTCAGCGGCATGGCCCAGAACATGGGCGAACTGATCGGCTTCCGCGCCGTGCAGGGCCTCGGCGCCGGCGGTCTGATGGTCGGCGTCATGGCGATCATCGGCGACCTGATTCCGCCCCGGGAGCGCGGCAAGTACCAGGGCATGATGGCCGGCGTCATGGCGCTGGCGATGATCGGCGGTCCGCTGGTCGGCGGCACCATCACCGACAACTGGGGCTGGCGCTGGGCCTTCTACATCAACCCCCCCCTCGGCGCGGTCGCGCTGGTCGCCGTCAGTGCCGTGCTGCACCTGCCGAAGAAGCGTTCCAAGGCGCGGATCGACTACCTGGGCGCCGGGCTGCTGACCGTGGGCATCACCGCGATCGTGCTCGTGACGACCTGGGGCGGCACGGAGTACGCCTGGGGCTCCGCGCGGATCATGGAGCTGATCGGCATCGGGGTCGCCGCCCTGGTCGGATTCGTGTTCTGGCAGACCAGGGCCGCCGAGCCGGTGGTTCCGCTGCACATCTTCCGCAGCCTGAACTTCACGCTGATGTCGGTCATCGGCTTCATCACCGGCTTCGTGATGTTCGGCGCCACGCTCTTCCTGCCGCTGTACCAGCAGTCCGTGCAGGGGGCCTCCGCGACGAACTCCGGGCTGCTGCTCCTGCCGATGCTCGGCGCGATGCTGGTGACCTCGATGGTCGCCGGGCGGGTGACCACGAACACCGGCAAGTACAAGGTCTTCCCGGTCCTCGGCAGCGCGCTGATGATCGTCGGGCTCTATCTGCTGTCCACGATGGACACCGGGACCTCCCGTCTGACGTCCGGTGTCTTCATGGCCGTGGTCGGGCTCGGCATGGGCTGCCTGATGCAGATCACCATGCTGGTCGCGCAGAACAGCGTGGAGATGAAGGACATGGGCGTCGCGTCCTCGTCGACCACTCTGTTCCGTACGCTCGGCTCCTCCTTCGGCGTCGCGATCATGGGCGCCCTGTTCAACAACCGCGTCCAGGACGTCATGAGCGAGCGGGCCGGGGCGCTGGGCTCCAAGGTGACCGAGCAGTCGGCCCAGCTCGACGCGAAGAGCTTGGAGAAGCTGCCGGTGCTGGCCCGGGAGGCGTACCAGCACGCGGTCTCCTCCGGCACCCACTCGGCGTTCCTGCTGGGCGCCGTGGTCGCGGTGGTCGCCCTCGCGGCGGCCGTGTTCGTGAAGGAGGTGCCGCTGCGGGGAGCGGGACCGAAGGAGGACGGCAAGCCGGACGCCCCGGCGGCGCAGCCACCCGTGGCCGAGACCGTCTGACCGCACCGCAGGAGGTCCCCGGGAGTGTCCGCCCGGGGGCCTTCGTCGTGCCCGGCCTCCGCAGGCCGCACCGCCCGTCGCGTCCGGGCCGGGCCGCGAGCCGGGGGCCGTTGTCAGGCCCCCGTGCCACCATCGGTCGCATGGACCTGGGATCCCCGGCCCTACGACGCCGGCAGCATCGGGTAGCTCCCCGTGTTCGTCGGTGCGTGCTCCGGCAGCCACAGCACGGCGACCGCGCCCTCGGCCGGCAGGTGCTCGGGTGCCCCCGGGGTGCGGACGTTGCGGAAGGTCAGCCGGGCGCCCAGCACCCGGGCCTGCCCGGCCGCGATGGTCAGGCCCAGTCCGTGGCCGTGCCCGGCCCGGTCCTTGCTGCCGGTGCGGAAGCGGCTCGGCCCCTCGGCGAGCAGGTCCTCGGGGAAGCCCGGGCCGTGGTCGCGCACGCGGATGACCCGGCCCTCGACGCTGACCTCGACGGGCGGCTTGCCGTGCCGGGCCGCGTTGGCCAGGAGATTGAACAGGACGCGCTCCAGGCGGCGCGGGTCGGTGGTGACCTCCGACTCGTGCACGATGCGCACCTCGATGGCCCGATCCTTGGCCGCCACCCGCCGGGCGACGAACTCGCCCAGCATGATGTCCTGCAGTTCCGCACGCTCGGAAGCCCCGTCGAGACGGGCCACCTCCAGCACGTCCTCGACCAGCGTGCGCATCGCCTTGGCCCGGTCCAGCACCAGCTCGGTCGGGCGACCGGGCGGCAGCAGTTCCGCGGCGGTGAGCAGCCCGGTCACCGGGGTGCGCAGCTCGTGCGCGATGTCGGCGGTGACCCGCCGCTCGGCCTCGATGCGCTGCCGCAGCGCGTCCGCCATGGCGTCCACCGCGCTCGCCAGGTCGTCCGTCTCGTCCCGCACGACCCCGCCCATGGCGTCCCGCACCCGCACGTCCGTCTCGCCGCCCGCGAGCTGGCCCGCCGCGACGGCCGCCTTGCGCAGCCGCCGCGAGAGATGCCCGCCGATGAGCACCCCGAGCGCGCTGCCGCCGAGGACGACCGCGATGGACCCGATGAGCAGAGCCTGGTCGAGGTCCTGGAGGATGTCGGAGCTGCGGTCGGTGAAGCCCGAGTGCAGGGACATCACCTGCCCGTTCTTCAGTGGCACGGCGGCCCATATGTCGGGCACGGCACCCGGCCGGTCGGCCACGTACGTCGCCCGCTGGCCCGCCTCGACCCGCTCCCGCAGCGCATGCGGCAGATCCGGGTCGTTGATCTTGGTGTTGGGGAAGTTCATCCGCCCGGACAGCTCGAAGTTGCGCTGGGCGATCATGATCCGCTCGTCGGCGAGGTCGCGCGCGTTGTCCAGCATCGAGACCCGGGCGGCGTTGTGCACGACGAGGCTCAGCGCGATCGCCACCAGTGCGCCCACCAGTGCGATGGCCGCGCTCAGCTTCCATCTGAGGCCCGTACGGATGCCCGCACGCTCCAAGCCCGCGGCGACCAGGCGCCGGAAGTGCCCCCTCATACCCCTGCCCCTGCTCAGGCCTTCAACTTGTAGCCGAAGCCGCGGACCGTCTCGATCCGGTCCTGGCCGATCTTCTGCCGCAGCCGCTGCACATGCACGTCGACGACGCGGGTGTCCCCGCCCCAGCCGTAGTCCCAGACCCGCTCCAGCAGCTTGTCGCGGGAGAGCACCGTGCCCGGCGCGGAGGAGAACTCCAGCAGCAGCCGCATCTCGGTCGGTGTCAGCGCCACCGGCTGTCCGGCGCGGCGGACCTCCATGCCCTCGGTGTCGACCTCCAGGTCTCCGAAGGCCAGCACCCCGCCGCTCGCCGGGGCGGCCGGCTCGTCGCCCCGGCCGCCGCCCGCGTGCCCGAAGCGCCGCAGCACCGCGCGGATCCGGGCGACCAGGACCGCGCCGTCGAACGGCTTGGTCACATAGTCGTCGGCGCCCGCCTCCAGGCCCAGCACGACGTCGATGGAGTCGGCCCGCGCCGACAGCATGATCACCGGCACGGTCGACTCGTCGCGGATGCGGCGGCACAGGCTGACACCGTCGAGGCCGGGGACCATGACGTCCAGCAGCGCGATGTCGGGGCGGTCCGCCCGGAACGCCTCCAGGCCCGAGAGCCCGTCGGGCATGGCGGTGACCGCGAAGCCGTCCCGTTCGAGGGCGAGCTGCGTGGCCTCGCGGATGACGTCGTCGTCCTCGACGAACAGGACATGGGTCTGGTCTGCCATCCCGGTGCTCTCAGTCCTTCGTGGTCCGTGGGGTGCGTTCACCTGTTGGGACGCACGGTCCCTGCGATGCGTTCACCGAGGGATCGGTCCGAGCGGCCCGATCGGTTCACGCGGCCCGCCCGCCCGCGTCAGCCGGCGGGCACCGGCGTCGCGCTGTCGCCGGCGACCTTCCCGTAGTCGTTGTGCGTGCGGTACTTCTCGGTGAAGTGGCCGGAGGTCCATCTGTACGTGATCACGTTCTCCCCGGAGGGACTCGACACCGGGTCGCCCTTCTCGTACACCTGCTTGGTCACCACCAGGTCCCCGCGGTCGATCTCCGCGTAGACCGGCGGCTCCTCGGCCTTGAACACATTCTCGTACGAGCCGTCCTGCTCGCGGTACACGTAACTGCCCACACCCACCGCGTCACCGCAGGTCAGCACGTTGACGACGACGTCGTCCGACGAGCCCTTCGTCAGGTTGCCGTAGGAGACGTCCACCGGGTACTCGTCGGCGACGCACGGCTTCAGCTCGCGCTTCACCTCGGGCGCGACCTTCGGGTCGTCCTTGATGAGCTTGACCGCGTTCACGGTGTCGGGCGACTTCGACGGCGCGGCGGACGGGGTGGCGGCGGCGCCGGCCACCGAGTCGGCGTGCGCCGGGCCCTCGTCACGGGCGCCGGTCCCGCCGGCACCGCACCCGGAGACCAAAAGGGCGAGGGCGGTGGGCACGGCCAGTGCCGCGCTCACCGCCTGGATACTGCCCCGGGTCCGTGCAGAACCCTCGCCGGTCAGGCCGCGCACCGCTCCCGCTCCTCACGCTCCAGCGCGCGTGCGTCCAGATCGCGGGACTCCAGCTCCTCGCGGAGCCGGGCGAGCGCCCGGTGCAGCGTGCTCTTGACCGTTCCGGCCGACATGCCGAGGGCGGCGGCCGTCTCCTCCGTGGACATCTGCTCCCAGTGTCGCAGCACCACGACACTGCGCTGCTTGGGGGCGAGCACCTTCAGGATGTCCATCAGCAGGGCGCGGTCCGCGTGCTGCTCGGTGGCGTCGTCGACCGAGGCGTCCGGGAGCTGCTCGGTCGGGACCTCCTCCAGCTTCCGCGCCCGCCACCACTCCGTGCGGGTGTTGATCATCACCCGGCGCAGGTAGGCGTCGGCCAGCCGCTTGTCCTCGATGGTCTCCCAGCGGCCGTACGTCCGTACCAGCGCCGTCTGCAGCAGGTCCTGCGCATCCGTCGGGTCCGGGACCAGGCGGCGGGCACTGCGCAGCAGCGCGTCCTGCCGGGTGCGGACGTACTCCTCGAACTCGAGCACCTCGCCCTGCGCCATGGTGAACCGCCTCCCGTGTCCCCGTTCGGGCCGGCTCCCCGCCGCCCGTGCACTGCCTGTGGTCTTCCGTCGTCCCGTGTCTTCCGGGAACGCATCTGAAGGTACGGAGGCGTTGTCACGGCGCTGTCCGAGGCAGCCTGCGGCCAGCACTCGGCTGTCCGTCGGTTGTGTAACGGAAATCCGAACGGGGTAGAGGCGTGGGAGTGTTGATGCGGTTTAGGGGTGATTTGTCCACCCCGGTTGCTGTGACGAACGGTGGCCCGCGGCTGTGATGTGCCTGTACGTCAGGTCAGCGGCAGCCGGTACAGACCGCCCGCCATCGGCTCCACCAGACCATCGGAGACGAGACCGTCGAGGGCACGGGCCCGCTGCACCGGCTCGTGCCACACCCGGTCCAGGGCCGCCTGCGGAACGGGCCCGTGCGCCTCCCGCAGCACGGCGAGCAGCCGCCCGCGCACCTGCCGGTCGGTGCCCGCGTAGGTCTGGCCCTTG
It encodes the following:
- the cseB gene encoding two-component system response regulator CseB, with the protein product MADQTHVLFVEDDDVIREATQLALERDGFAVTAMPDGLSGLEAFRADRPDIALLDVMVPGLDGVSLCRRIRDESTVPVIMLSARADSIDVVLGLEAGADDYVTKPFDGAVLVARIRAVLRRFGHAGGGRGDEPAAPASGGVLAFGDLEVDTEGMEVRRAGQPVALTPTEMRLLLEFSSAPGTVLSRDKLLERVWDYGWGGDTRVVDVHVQRLRQKIGQDRIETVRGFGYKLKA
- a CDS encoding SigE family RNA polymerase sigma factor; this encodes MAQGEVLEFEEYVRTRQDALLRSARRLVPDPTDAQDLLQTALVRTYGRWETIEDKRLADAYLRRVMINTRTEWWRARKLEEVPTEQLPDASVDDATEQHADRALLMDILKVLAPKQRSVVVLRHWEQMSTEETAAALGMSAGTVKSTLHRALARLREELESRDLDARALEREERERCAA
- a CDS encoding MDR family MFS transporter; translation: MTDTTDTPAADAGEKQPKSVRVVLLALMIAMMLAMLDNMIIGTAMPTIVGELGGLEHLSWVVTAYTLATAASTPLWGKLGDMYGRKGTFLSSIVLFLIGSALSGMAQNMGELIGFRAVQGLGAGGLMVGVMAIIGDLIPPRERGKYQGMMAGVMALAMIGGPLVGGTITDNWGWRWAFYINPPLGAVALVAVSAVLHLPKKRSKARIDYLGAGLLTVGITAIVLVTTWGGTEYAWGSARIMELIGIGVAALVGFVFWQTRAAEPVVPLHIFRSLNFTLMSVIGFITGFVMFGATLFLPLYQQSVQGASATNSGLLLLPMLGAMLVTSMVAGRVTTNTGKYKVFPVLGSALMIVGLYLLSTMDTGTSRLTSGVFMAVVGLGMGCLMQITMLVAQNSVEMKDMGVASSSTTLFRTLGSSFGVAIMGALFNNRVQDVMSERAGALGSKVTEQSAQLDAKSLEKLPVLAREAYQHAVSSGTHSAFLLGAVVAVVALAAAVFVKEVPLRGAGPKEDGKPDAPAAQPPVAETV
- the cseC gene encoding two-component system sensor histidine kinase CseC; translation: MRGHFRRLVAAGLERAGIRTGLRWKLSAAIALVGALVAIALSLVVHNAARVSMLDNARDLADERIMIAQRNFELSGRMNFPNTKINDPDLPHALRERVEAGQRATYVADRPGAVPDIWAAVPLKNGQVMSLHSGFTDRSSDILQDLDQALLIGSIAVVLGGSALGVLIGGHLSRRLRKAAVAAGQLAGGETDVRVRDAMGGVVRDETDDLASAVDAMADALRQRIEAERRVTADIAHELRTPVTGLLTAAELLPPGRPTELVLDRAKAMRTLVEDVLEVARLDGASERAELQDIMLGEFVARRVAAKDRAIEVRIVHESEVTTDPRRLERVLFNLLANAARHGKPPVEVSVEGRVIRVRDHGPGFPEDLLAEGPSRFRTGSKDRAGHGHGLGLTIAAGQARVLGARLTFRNVRTPGAPEHLPAEGAVAVLWLPEHAPTNTGSYPMLPAS
- a CDS encoding TetR/AcrR family transcriptional regulator, yielding MGGTMDGTRQRRRGNTRRRIQDVALGLFAEQGYEKTSLREIAEHLDVTKAALYYHFKTKEEILVSIFEDLTQPIEDLIEWGRQQPHTLATKQEIIRRYADALAEAAPLFRFMHENQATVRDLRIGDSFKARIHSLRDIIVDPDAALVDQVRYASAIFTLHAGMFLLPDMGDDPEEKSKAVLEVATDLVTQAHRGAGGS